One segment of Vicugna pacos unplaced genomic scaffold, VicPac4 scaffold_20, whole genome shotgun sequence DNA contains the following:
- the LOC140693893 gene encoding tripartite motif-containing protein 16-like has protein sequence MVPLSDSQRDPGPRGRQMDRQRAFHMAELDLMAPGPLPGVPAHPLTTLSPDSGLASPGEGEDMGPLGTPPEGTVSAWPGRPGVEAEEEVLCDFCLGASRVRAVKSCLTCMVNYCPEHLRPHQENSRLHGHQLAKPVKDQDLHICLAHRRPLVAFCCPDGQCICQECGQGEHWGHAAVSLDAARRDKEVELRGTQLDLERKLQLNENAIARLQANHKSVLVSVSEVKAVAEEQFGELLAAMRKAQGDMMLFLEEKEQAALGQANSIKTHLEHRSAEMERTRQELERISAIGNTVLFLEEYCKFKNAEDCAFPSVYIGLKDKLSGMRKVIVDSTAHLIQLLQSYKEKLQESSREDACDVTFDPDTAHRYLRLQEDNRKVTNTTPWEHPYPDLPSRFSHWRQVLSQHSLYLHRYYFELELSGAGIYVGLTYKGIDRKGEEPNSCISGNSFSWSLHWDGKEFRAWHSDTETPLKASPFQRLEVYVDFLRGVLSFYGVEPDAMTLVHRFDCKFSEPVYPAFWLSKKENAVRIVDLGEEPRKPVPASLEAAP, from the exons ATGGTTCCCTTGTCTGACTCGCAGCGGGATCCTGGGCCAAGgggcagacagatggacagacagcgAGCCTTCCACATGGCCGAGCTGGATCTGATGGCTCCAGGGCCACTGCCCGGGGTCCCCGCTCACCCGCTGACCACGCTCAGCCCAGACTCTGGGTTGGCCAGCCCGGGGGAAGGAGAGGACATGGGTCCCCTGGGGACCCCCCCAGAGGGGACAGTCTCTGCGTGGCCGGGCAGGCCCGGggtggaggcggaggaggaggtccTGTGTGACTTCTGCCTCGGGGCCAGCAGGGTGAGGGCCGTGAAGTCCTGCCTGACCTGCATGGTCAACTACTGCCCGGAACACCTGCGGCCGCACCAGGAGAACAGCAGGCTGCATGGCCACCAGCTGGCCAAGCCCGTCAAGGACCAGGACCTGCACATCTGCCTGGCCCACCGCCGCCCGCTGGTCGCCTTCTGCTGCCCCGATGGGCAGTGCATCTGCCAGGAGTGTGGCCAGGGTGAGCACTGGGGTCATGCTGCGGTCTCCTTGGACGCTGCCCGCAGGGACAAGGAG GTGGAGCTTCGGGGCACCCAGTTAGACCTGGAGCGGAAGCTCCAGCTGAATGAAAATGCCATCGCCAGGCTCCAAGCCAACCATAAATCCGTCTTG GTATCAGTGTCCGAGGTGAAGGCCGTGGCTGAGGAGCAGTTTGGGGAGCTCCTTGCTGCCATGAGGAAGGCCCAGGGCGACATGATGCTTTTCTTGGAGGAGAAGGAGCAAGCGGCTCTGGGCCAGGCCAACAGCATCAAGACCCACCTGGAGCACAGGAGCGCGGAGATGGAGAGGACCAGGCAGGAGCTGGAGCGGATTTCTGCCATCGGCAACACTGTGCTGTTCCTGGAG GAGTACTGCAAGTTCAAGAACGCGGAGGACTGCGCCTTCCCGAGTGTTTACATCGGACTCAAGGACAAGCTCTCCGGCATGCGCAAGGTCATCGTGGACTCCACCGCGCACTTGATCCAGCTGCTGCAGAGCTACAAGGAGAAGCTCCAGGAGAGCTCCAGGGAGG ATGCCTGTGACGTCACCTTCGACCCTGACACGGCACACAGGTACCTCCGGCTGCAGGAGGACAACCGCAAGGTGACCAACACCACGCCCTGGGAGCACCCCTACCCGGACCTCCCCAGCAGGTTCTCACACTGGCGGCAGGTGCTGTCCCAGCACAGCCTGTACCTGCACAGGTACTACTTCGAGCTGGAGCTCTCCGGGGCCGGCATCTACGTGGGCCTCACCTACAAGGGCATCGACCGCAAGGGCGAGGAGCCCAACAGCTGCATTTCTGGAAACAGCTTCTCCTGGAGCCTCCACTGGGATGGGAAGGAGttcagggcctggcacagtgACACGGAGACCCCGCTCAAGGCCAGCCCTTtccagaggctggaagtctaCGTGGACTTCCTGAGAGGGGTCCTCTCCTTTTACGGCGTGGAGCCCGACGCCATGACTCTGGTCCACAGGTTTGACTGTAAGTTTTCCGAGCCCGTCTACCCCGCCTTCTGGCTTTCCAAGAAGGAAAATGCCGTCCGGATCGTGGATCTGGGAGAGGAGCCCAGGAAGCCAGTGCCGGCCTCGCTGGAGGCTGCACCCTAG